A DNA window from Anaerocolumna sp. AGMB13020 contains the following coding sequences:
- a CDS encoding flavin reductase, whose translation MKELGAEEFNKNPFQLIGREWMLVTAKKGDKMNTMTAAWGGLGIMWDKNVAFIVIRPSRYTKEFIDSADTLSLTFYDKEYKKQLAYLGSVSGRDEDKISKSNFTVVYEGETPYFKEANLAIICKKLFRQEFTPDSFVENGLAEKYYPGKDYHTLYIAEIEKFLVSE comes from the coding sequence ATGAAAGAATTAGGAGCAGAAGAATTTAACAAGAATCCGTTTCAATTGATCGGAAGGGAATGGATGTTAGTAACCGCCAAAAAAGGGGATAAGATGAATACCATGACAGCCGCCTGGGGTGGTTTGGGTATAATGTGGGATAAAAACGTTGCTTTTATCGTAATAAGGCCCAGCCGTTATACGAAAGAATTTATTGATAGTGCAGATACCCTTTCTCTTACGTTTTATGATAAAGAGTATAAAAAACAACTGGCTTACTTAGGAAGCGTTTCCGGAAGAGATGAAGATAAAATATCAAAATCCAATTTTACAGTGGTGTACGAGGGAGAGACACCCTACTTTAAGGAAGCAAACCTGGCAATTATCTGCAAAAAGCTGTTTCGTCAGGAATTTACTCCGGACTCTTTTGTTGAAAACGGACTTGCGGAGAAATACTACCCAGGGAAAGATTATCATACTCTGTATATTGCAGAGATAGAGAAGTTCCTGGTAAGTGAATAA
- a CDS encoding DUF2798 domain-containing protein, which translates to MPQNKRESMIFTVMMCFFMVLWMSIYNVSLHMKGLSLTSVKEAWTGFPIAFIVALCCDVFIVSGAAKGFAFRYLLKAESSNIQKAITVSCCMVIPMVIIMSLYGAFEACFQSGAWKQLPVIWMFNIPKNLIMALPLQLLLAGPIIRRLFRKAFPVGKVLD; encoded by the coding sequence ATGCCGCAGAACAAGAGAGAAAGTATGATTTTTACAGTAATGATGTGTTTTTTTATGGTGCTTTGGATGAGCATCTATAATGTTTCCCTTCACATGAAGGGGTTGTCCCTGACAAGTGTAAAAGAAGCCTGGACGGGGTTTCCTATTGCCTTTATAGTCGCCTTATGCTGTGACGTATTTATCGTTTCGGGGGCTGCCAAAGGATTTGCCTTCCGTTATCTGCTCAAAGCAGAAAGCAGCAATATACAAAAGGCCATAACAGTGTCCTGTTGTATGGTAATACCTATGGTTATTATCATGTCTTTATATGGGGCTTTTGAAGCTTGTTTTCAATCGGGGGCATGGAAGCAGCTTCCGGTTATCTGGATGTTCAATATCCCAAAGAATCTTATAATGGCACTTCCCCTTCAGTTATTACTGGCAGGTCCTATAATCAGAAGACTTTTTAGAAAAGCATTTCCTGTAGGGAAGGTACTGGATTAA
- a CDS encoding sulfite exporter TauE/SafE family protein, giving the protein MDYWMIIAVLCAYVVKGLCAFANTLVFSTILSFRTSNLNITPIELIVGYPANAIIAWKEKKSLQWKIWIPLSVLVIAGSIPGALLLKNADNRIIKIFFGIAVAAIGVEMFFRESRQVKKKSSPFVLWIIGAVSGLLCGLFGIGALLAAYVGRTADNNQSFRGNLCMVFLVENTFRILLYLAAGIITPGIMKTSVFLLPFMLIGLGIGNYLARILDERKVKKVVILSLIISGVWLVLKNISWL; this is encoded by the coding sequence ATGGATTATTGGATGATTATAGCGGTATTATGTGCGTATGTTGTTAAAGGACTTTGTGCCTTTGCCAATACCTTGGTATTCAGTACCATACTTAGCTTTAGAACAAGTAATTTAAATATTACGCCGATTGAATTGATTGTAGGATATCCTGCAAATGCAATTATAGCCTGGAAGGAAAAGAAGTCTCTTCAATGGAAAATCTGGATACCGCTTTCCGTCCTTGTAATCGCAGGAAGTATACCTGGGGCGTTATTGTTAAAAAATGCAGACAATAGAATCATTAAGATTTTTTTTGGCATTGCGGTAGCAGCCATTGGTGTGGAGATGTTTTTTCGTGAGAGCCGGCAGGTAAAGAAGAAGTCTTCACCATTTGTTTTGTGGATAATAGGTGCTGTTTCGGGACTTCTGTGTGGATTGTTCGGTATCGGCGCCTTACTGGCCGCATATGTTGGACGGACAGCAGATAATAACCAATCTTTTCGAGGAAATCTCTGTATGGTGTTTTTGGTGGAGAATACCTTTAGAATTCTATTGTATCTGGCAGCAGGAATTATAACCCCCGGCATAATGAAAACGTCTGTTTTTCTGCTGCCCTTTATGCTGATCGGACTGGGAATTGGCAATTACCTGGCCCGTATCCTGGATGAAAGGAAAGTGAAAAAGGTGGTTATCCTTTCTCTGATAATATCAGGTGTCTGGTTAGTGCTAAAGAATATAAGCTGGCTGTGA
- a CDS encoding winged helix-turn-helix transcriptional regulator — MPKKVEVCSRPIEYTLSIIGGKWKIIIMFWLWKSEVLRYGELMSSIKGITHKMLSTQLKELEKDDIIIRTEYQQIPPKVEYTLTEKGLSLMPVLSEMCNWGKENLKENVCQNILP; from the coding sequence ATGCCCAAAAAAGTTGAAGTATGCTCCAGGCCCATTGAATATACCCTGTCCATCATAGGCGGGAAATGGAAAATTATTATAATGTTCTGGTTATGGAAAAGTGAAGTGTTAAGATACGGCGAGCTCATGAGCTCCATTAAGGGAATTACCCACAAGATGCTCAGCACTCAGCTGAAGGAACTGGAAAAGGACGATATCATCATACGGACAGAGTACCAGCAGATTCCTCCTAAAGTGGAATATACCTTAACTGAAAAAGGCCTGTCACTTATGCCTGTCCTGTCAGAAATGTGCAATTGGGGGAAGGAAAACTTAAAGGAGAATGTTTGCCAGAATATCCTCCCTTAA
- a CDS encoding NUDIX hydrolase, translating into MIEVKFYDEIADEKLKFAVILTKTKGKWVFCKHKERITYEIPGGRREPGESILHTAMRELYEETGALLFDITPVCVYSVVRNEEMKADDTDSKAEADESFGMLYFADIEEFEGELHNEIESILITEEMPTNWTYPLIQPILLEYAKQAGFF; encoded by the coding sequence ATGATAGAAGTGAAATTTTATGATGAAATAGCGGACGAGAAATTAAAGTTTGCAGTTATCCTGACGAAGACAAAAGGGAAATGGGTATTTTGCAAACATAAGGAACGCATTACCTATGAAATTCCAGGAGGGCGAAGAGAACCTGGAGAGAGTATCCTTCATACAGCTATGAGAGAGTTGTATGAAGAGACAGGAGCTCTTTTATTTGACATTACCCCTGTCTGCGTTTATTCTGTTGTAAGAAATGAGGAGATGAAAGCCGATGACACAGACAGCAAAGCAGAGGCGGATGAAAGCTTTGGCATGCTCTATTTTGCTGATATTGAGGAATTTGAGGGTGAGCTCCATAATGAAATTGAATCCATCTTAATTACCGAGGAAATGCCAACTAATTGGACATATCCACTTATTCAGCCAATATTATTGGAATATGCGAAACAAGCTGGATTTTTCTAA
- a CDS encoding MFS transporter, whose product MDNKSFRNYIVFWLSQSVSQLGSAMTGYALIVWAYKQTGSVLTVSLMSFCSFAPYIIASSVTGPLIDRYKKKTIIVLSDLAAALSSLAVLLFLLQGKLNLGHIYGVNIIIGCMNSLQSPAVSVAVNNMVPKDKYKQVSGMDSFSGNLVAVTAPMLAAFVLSVLGLEGVIFIDLISFLFAVAVLIFKVSIKEAGDKTKEQKEAYFSSLKSGYLYLMENKGLLFIMISIAFMNFFSRLTYENVLSPMLLARSGGGDIAFGIVSAVLGIGGLIGGILVSAGKTFKSNLKMIYYSAAFSFLLGDLLMGLGRNVYLWVIAGLAASIPIPFISAGQRILMYEKIPKEMLGRIFAVRNAIQYSTIPLGILLGGVLADFVFEPFMSSGNLLAAFLGSLVGKGKGSGMAVMFLITGILGTVSTLIGYHSKEVQSMKNKEK is encoded by the coding sequence ATGGATAATAAAAGTTTTCGTAATTATATTGTATTTTGGTTAAGTCAATCCGTATCACAGTTAGGGAGTGCAATGACAGGATATGCACTGATTGTATGGGCTTATAAGCAGACGGGCTCAGTACTAACAGTATCATTGATGTCTTTTTGTTCCTTTGCACCTTATATTATTGCCAGTTCTGTTACAGGACCGCTCATAGACAGGTATAAAAAGAAGACAATTATAGTGCTTTCTGATTTGGCAGCAGCGTTGAGCTCACTTGCTGTTCTGCTATTTTTGTTGCAGGGAAAGCTTAACTTAGGACACATATATGGTGTTAATATAATAATTGGGTGTATGAATTCATTGCAGTCACCAGCAGTCTCTGTAGCAGTGAATAACATGGTGCCAAAAGATAAATACAAACAGGTAAGCGGAATGGATTCCTTTTCCGGAAATCTGGTGGCGGTAACAGCGCCTATGCTGGCAGCTTTTGTATTATCTGTTCTGGGACTGGAAGGTGTTATCTTTATAGACTTAATCAGTTTTCTTTTTGCTGTTGCTGTCTTAATCTTTAAAGTTTCCATAAAGGAAGCAGGGGATAAGACAAAGGAGCAGAAAGAAGCTTATTTTTCTAGCCTTAAGAGTGGGTATTTATATCTAATGGAGAATAAGGGGCTTTTGTTTATTATGATAAGCATTGCTTTCATGAATTTCTTTTCCAGACTGACTTATGAGAATGTACTGTCACCTATGCTTCTTGCCAGAAGCGGAGGTGGTGATATTGCTTTTGGCATAGTAAGCGCTGTACTTGGTATAGGCGGTTTAATAGGCGGGATTCTGGTATCTGCCGGTAAAACATTTAAAAGTAATCTGAAAATGATCTATTATTCGGCAGCTTTTAGTTTCCTGTTAGGGGACCTTTTGATGGGACTTGGGAGAAATGTTTATTTATGGGTAATTGCTGGGTTGGCTGCCAGTATACCAATCCCCTTTATTAGTGCTGGACAGCGTATCCTTATGTATGAAAAAATACCAAAGGAGATGCTTGGCAGGATATTCGCAGTACGTAATGCCATTCAATACTCGACGATACCTTTGGGCATATTGCTTGGAGGAGTACTGGCAGACTTTGTGTTTGAACCATTTATGAGTTCTGGAAATTTGCTTGCAGCTTTTCTTGGCAGTCTGGTAGGAAAGGGTAAAGGCAGCGGAATGGCAGTAATGTTTCTGATAACAGGTATATTGGGTACAGTATCAACTCTGATAGGATATCACAGTAAAGAAGTTCAAAGTATGAAAAATAAAGAAAAATAG
- a CDS encoding CD3324 family protein — MGYRKAEQILPNEIIELIQNYVDGECIYIPRKENNRRDWGENTSIREELNERNHNIYLDYKNGMKGTEIADKYFLSIKSIQRIIGKMK; from the coding sequence ATGGGCTATAGGAAAGCAGAACAGATTCTGCCGAATGAAATTATTGAATTGATTCAGAATTACGTGGATGGAGAATGTATCTATATTCCCAGAAAAGAAAATAACCGACGGGACTGGGGAGAGAATACCAGTATCAGAGAAGAATTGAATGAACGAAATCATAACATCTATCTTGACTATAAAAACGGAATGAAAGGGACAGAAATTGCCGACAAGTATTTTTTGTCCATTAAGAGTATACAACGTATCATAGGTAAAATGAAATAA
- a CDS encoding DUF1062 domain-containing protein, with amino-acid sequence MSYYMILPKEAYHILRNCPKCGCGSRFISTNNFRVNANGNRIDVWLIYQCEKCRHTYNLTIYERMKPSFLAGEEYKAFLENDKEYALKYGMNKGIFEANRAHIDISNITYRLKKLKEEAEGVVVIQNPYGLKLRTDRVVAELLEISRSAAKELLKKEETNSQSYLGEETILHITVRADSR; translated from the coding sequence ATGAGCTATTATATGATACTGCCGAAGGAAGCTTACCATATTCTTAGAAACTGTCCCAAATGCGGCTGCGGGTCGCGTTTTATCAGTACCAATAATTTCAGAGTAAATGCCAATGGAAACCGGATAGACGTCTGGTTAATCTATCAATGTGAAAAATGCAGGCATACTTATAACCTTACCATTTATGAGAGGATGAAGCCATCATTTTTAGCAGGAGAAGAATACAAAGCTTTTTTAGAGAATGATAAGGAATATGCGTTAAAGTATGGAATGAATAAAGGGATTTTTGAGGCTAACAGAGCACATATCGATATTTCTAATATAACCTATCGTTTAAAAAAGCTTAAGGAAGAAGCGGAGGGAGTAGTAGTAATTCAAAATCCCTATGGTCTTAAGCTCAGAACGGACAGAGTGGTGGCAGAGCTATTAGAAATCAGCAGGAGTGCTGCCAAAGAGCTGTTAAAGAAGGAAGAGACCAATAGTCAAAGCTATTTGGGTGAAGAAACCATTCTGCACATCACGGTTAGAGCAGATAGCAGATAA
- a CDS encoding UDPGP type 1 family protein, translated as MERKELVELLQEHNQEHLLWYYDRLTEEKQANLAAQLEKLDWRLLKLSESGNVSQKRGEFSPLAGLNREQIEANREAFEKAGLKAIRQNKVGAVLLAGGQGTRLGCSGPKGNFNIGVTREIYIYELLFGNLLEVVHKAAAWIPLYIMTSDKTHEETTNFLKEHQYFGYNEAYIKFFVQEMNPSVDYDGKLLMEAPDRLSLSPSGNGGWFSSMVKAGLLKDLEARGIEWLNIFAVDNVLQKITDPLFLGATICSGKTSGAKVVRKAEPGERIGVLCTEDGKPSIVEYYEMTEVMRQERTPSGELSYSLGVTLNYLFKLDKLKEILSKDLPIHVAEKKIPYLNQEGEYIQPDKPNGYKFEELALDMIPLFEECLPFEVIREEEFAPVKNASGVDSPETARELLKRNHIKL; from the coding sequence ATGGAACGAAAAGAACTGGTGGAATTATTACAGGAACATAACCAGGAACATCTATTGTGGTACTATGACAGGCTTACAGAGGAAAAACAGGCAAATCTTGCAGCACAGCTGGAGAAGCTGGACTGGAGGCTCTTAAAACTTTCTGAAAGTGGAAATGTCAGTCAGAAGCGAGGGGAGTTTAGCCCCCTTGCCGGTTTGAACAGAGAGCAGATTGAAGCGAACCGGGAAGCTTTTGAAAAAGCAGGACTAAAGGCTATTCGGCAGAATAAAGTAGGAGCGGTCCTTCTGGCTGGAGGGCAGGGTACCAGGCTTGGCTGCAGCGGACCGAAAGGGAATTTTAATATTGGCGTGACCAGGGAAATTTATATCTATGAGTTGTTATTTGGAAACCTTCTTGAAGTGGTTCATAAGGCAGCTGCCTGGATACCGTTATACATTATGACCAGTGATAAGACGCATGAGGAAACGACCAATTTCTTAAAGGAACATCAATATTTTGGTTATAATGAGGCTTATATTAAATTTTTTGTCCAGGAGATGAATCCTTCCGTCGACTATGATGGAAAACTCCTAATGGAAGCACCGGACAGGCTGTCGCTGTCTCCCAGTGGTAACGGAGGATGGTTTTCCTCCATGGTAAAAGCCGGATTGCTGAAGGATCTTGAAGCCAGGGGGATTGAATGGCTGAATATATTTGCAGTTGATAATGTGCTGCAAAAGATCACAGACCCTCTGTTCTTAGGAGCGACTATATGCTCCGGGAAAACAAGCGGAGCTAAGGTGGTCAGAAAGGCAGAACCTGGTGAACGAATAGGTGTATTGTGTACGGAAGATGGTAAGCCATCTATTGTGGAATATTATGAAATGACGGAAGTTATGCGGCAGGAGAGAACGCCCTCTGGTGAGTTAAGCTATTCGCTTGGTGTTACCTTAAATTATCTGTTCAAACTGGATAAGCTGAAGGAAATTTTAAGCAAAGATCTACCGATACATGTGGCAGAGAAGAAAATACCTTATCTGAATCAGGAAGGGGAATATATTCAGCCGGATAAACCCAATGGATATAAATTTGAAGAGCTGGCATTGGATATGATACCTTTATTTGAGGAGTGTCTTCCTTTTGAAGTAATCCGAGAAGAGGAATTTGCTCCGGTAAAGAATGCTTCTGGGGTTGATTCCCCTGAAACTGCCAGAGAACTTCTTAAGAGAAACCATATTAAACTGTAA
- a CDS encoding HAD family hydrolase: MYQKPEMILFDYGQTLAREEKFNPVRGTQAMLKHVKSNPNGVTALQIQELADTLIEEIASTLLGDSRSRNLLEVSNHVFHRYLYEYFGVEFAESPEVMERIFWDNAATGRPTENIEKLLLHLQQIGIRTGVISNITFSTDTLTNRINELLPDNHFEFILASSDYIFRKPHGRIFEMALAKAKLSAEQIWFCGDNPICDIEGAYKAGMKPVWYTACIFEDMEVAPGIPYLKIDDWEELIHML; encoded by the coding sequence ATGTATCAGAAGCCGGAAATGATATTATTTGACTACGGACAGACATTAGCAAGAGAAGAGAAGTTTAACCCGGTAAGGGGGACTCAGGCGATGTTAAAGCATGTAAAGAGTAATCCCAATGGTGTTACTGCTCTTCAAATACAGGAACTGGCAGATACATTAATCGAAGAAATTGCAAGTACGCTCCTTGGGGATAGCAGAAGCAGAAATCTTCTGGAAGTAAGCAATCATGTATTTCACCGTTATCTGTATGAATATTTTGGGGTGGAATTTGCAGAAAGCCCAGAGGTAATGGAACGTATTTTCTGGGATAATGCAGCAACGGGAAGGCCTACAGAGAATATTGAGAAGCTGCTGCTGCATTTGCAACAGATAGGAATACGTACCGGAGTCATAAGCAATATTACTTTCAGTACGGATACCCTTACAAACAGGATCAATGAACTCCTTCCGGATAATCATTTCGAATTTATTCTGGCCTCCAGCGACTATATATTTCGTAAACCTCACGGGAGGATCTTTGAAATGGCTCTTGCGAAGGCAAAACTTTCAGCGGAGCAGATATGGTTTTGCGGAGATAATCCCATATGTGACATAGAAGGAGCTTATAAAGCGGGGATGAAACCTGTCTGGTATACGGCCTGTATATTCGAGGATATGGAAGTAGCTCCAGGTATACCTTATCTTAAAATTGATGATTGGGAAGAATTAATACATATGTTATAA
- a CDS encoding YkgJ family cysteine cluster protein, with amino-acid sequence MKRQCSLDEISDGKLYSANDLVEASCNGCHGRASCCHGMGNSIILDPYDTYRLTTGLNLSFEQLLAGKLELNVVDGIILPNLKMIGAKEQCSFLDERGKCSIHNFRSGICRIFPLGRVYENNSFQYFLQTGECRNSSKTQVKISKWIATEDLERNEKFLISWHYFINTAETAVKKAADEKRIKEINMLILNLFYLMKYEKDIDFYQQFEARLSKAKELLGI; translated from the coding sequence ATGAAGAGACAATGTAGTCTAGATGAAATATCAGACGGTAAATTATACAGTGCCAACGATTTGGTGGAAGCCAGCTGCAACGGATGTCATGGAAGGGCTTCCTGCTGTCACGGCATGGGGAATTCCATTATTCTGGATCCTTATGATACCTATAGGCTGACAACCGGCCTTAATCTGTCCTTTGAACAATTACTGGCAGGTAAGCTTGAACTGAATGTGGTGGATGGAATCATACTTCCCAATCTTAAAATGATAGGCGCCAAAGAGCAATGTTCGTTCCTGGATGAGAGAGGAAAGTGCAGTATCCATAACTTCAGATCCGGAATATGCAGAATATTTCCCCTTGGAAGGGTTTATGAGAACAACAGCTTTCAGTATTTTCTTCAGACCGGAGAGTGCAGAAACAGCAGCAAGACTCAGGTGAAGATAAGCAAATGGATAGCCACAGAGGATTTAGAGAGAAATGAGAAATTTCTTATAAGCTGGCATTATTTTATTAATACTGCAGAAACAGCAGTAAAGAAGGCAGCAGATGAGAAGAGAATCAAAGAAATCAACATGCTTATACTGAATCTCTTTTATCTTATGAAATATGAGAAGGATATAGATTTTTATCAGCAATTTGAAGCAAGGCTTTCAAAGGCAAAGGAACTCCTTGGAATATAA
- a CDS encoding acyltransferase family protein produces the protein MRKYYIDNIRILCILLLFPYHTAMIFNNYGESWYIHSRGSEAASLFLIAVYPWWMALLFAMAGMSAVYALNKRTAKEYLNERIHKLLIPTIAAILLLVPVQTYIANRTFNGYSGNYFEHLRFFFRLTDWSGYDGHFTTGQLWFTLYLYLYSYCFLSLMVWYSKRDKKLKGEKFTLIKLIPMFILIALVTPVLNIGGKSISEFAAYFLLGYFVLSMEEVQERLKKYSVLLAVFWVALILWRCIMYQKGLGEGLWWELEQRLLAWVGILAVLGIGRRYLEFNNKFTSYFTPAAFPLYIFHQSIIVIIGYFTINRIDGLLTQYVIICLASFGLTIALYELCRRIRVTRFLFGIKK, from the coding sequence ATGAGAAAGTATTATATTGATAATATTCGTATCCTGTGTATTCTGCTGTTGTTTCCGTATCATACAGCGATGATATTTAATAACTATGGTGAAAGCTGGTATATACACAGCAGGGGATCAGAGGCTGCCAGTTTATTTCTTATAGCGGTATACCCCTGGTGGATGGCACTCTTATTTGCCATGGCAGGAATGTCTGCGGTATATGCACTGAACAAAAGAACAGCCAAAGAATATCTTAATGAAAGAATACATAAGCTTTTAATCCCAACGATAGCGGCGATACTTTTACTGGTACCGGTGCAAACCTACATAGCAAATCGAACCTTTAACGGGTACAGCGGAAATTATTTTGAGCACCTTAGGTTTTTCTTTCGTTTGACTGATTGGAGCGGATACGATGGGCATTTTACAACAGGGCAGCTTTGGTTTACCCTCTATCTCTATCTATATTCCTATTGTTTTCTATCTCTTATGGTATGGTACTCAAAAAGGGATAAGAAGCTTAAGGGGGAGAAGTTCACCTTAATAAAGCTTATTCCTATGTTCATACTGATTGCGCTGGTAACACCTGTTTTGAATATTGGGGGTAAGAGTATCAGTGAATTTGCCGCTTATTTTTTATTGGGATACTTTGTTCTTAGTATGGAAGAGGTTCAGGAAAGACTTAAGAAGTATAGTGTTTTACTGGCGGTATTCTGGGTAGCTCTTATACTCTGGCGCTGCATCATGTACCAAAAGGGATTAGGAGAAGGGCTGTGGTGGGAGCTTGAACAGAGGCTTCTTGCCTGGGTGGGAATACTGGCCGTCTTGGGTATTGGAAGGCGTTATCTGGAGTTTAATAATAAGTTTACTTCCTACTTTACACCGGCAGCTTTTCCGCTGTATATATTCCACCAATCCATTATTGTAATAATAGGTTATTTTACGATTAATCGTATAGACGGGTTATTAACCCAATATGTTATTATATGTCTGGCCTCCTTTGGGTTAACGATAGCACTGTATGAGTTATGTAGACGGATAAGGGTCACCAGATTTCTATTTGGAATAAAGAAATAA
- a CDS encoding AraC family transcriptional regulator, which produces MKIDTTDNLQNITTNKIQIITDPTQKELKEHGSYQFPVLVSEETLSKYTSGSFLWHWHKEIEFTLVLSGNMFYQINEDIFYLTEGEALFGNSNTLHTGRMDKNKDCNYLSVTFNPKIIYGYEGSLIQHKYVNPLQQDTSFSSFHFDLSENWHTEIISYLMQLSVITKQESYYRELDTQLLLLKLWRTFASNRPHQVKETKKFEEQNIKRIKQILTYLENHFTLKIELEDVARHINLCKSECCRLFKRYMGIPLFEYLIEYRIEKSLFYVTGSDISITEIALNVGFTDPNYYSKVFRKLKGCSPTKYRQEYQFLHMGFSPCETKYHLPSAPN; this is translated from the coding sequence ATGAAGATTGACACAACGGATAACCTGCAAAATATAACTACAAATAAAATTCAAATAATAACAGACCCGACACAGAAAGAATTAAAGGAACACGGCAGCTATCAGTTTCCTGTGCTGGTAAGCGAAGAAACACTTTCTAAGTATACCTCTGGTTCTTTCCTATGGCATTGGCATAAAGAAATAGAATTTACACTGGTTCTTTCAGGAAATATGTTTTATCAGATTAATGAAGATATCTTTTATCTCACCGAGGGGGAGGCACTTTTTGGGAATTCCAATACCCTGCACACAGGGCGTATGGATAAGAATAAAGATTGTAATTATCTCTCCGTTACCTTCAATCCGAAAATTATTTATGGCTATGAAGGGAGTCTTATTCAGCACAAATATGTTAATCCCCTTCAACAGGATACAAGCTTTTCTTCTTTCCATTTCGACTTGTCAGAAAACTGGCATACTGAGATTATAAGCTATTTAATGCAGCTTTCTGTCATAACGAAACAGGAGAGCTATTACAGAGAGCTGGATACACAGTTGCTGCTGCTGAAGCTTTGGCGTACCTTTGCAAGCAACAGACCACACCAGGTAAAAGAAACGAAAAAATTTGAGGAACAGAATATCAAAAGAATAAAACAGATCTTAACCTATCTAGAGAATCATTTTACTTTAAAGATTGAGTTAGAGGATGTTGCCAGACATATTAATTTATGCAAAAGCGAATGCTGCCGTTTATTTAAAAGATATATGGGGATTCCACTTTTCGAATATCTAATTGAATACCGTATAGAAAAAAGCTTGTTCTATGTTACAGGTTCTGATATCTCCATAACAGAAATAGCTCTTAATGTAGGTTTTACAGACCCCAATTACTACTCAAAGGTCTTTCGCAAGCTAAAAGGCTGCTCTCCAACGAAGTACAGGCAGGAATATCAATTCCTCCATATGGGATTTTCTCCTTGTGAAACCAAATATCACTTGCCTTCTGCCCCAAATTAA
- a CDS encoding GNAT family N-acetyltransferase, which translates to MKNITTRQFRILADHMEIYQFMTNIYEKDWRNGVPAPFFEYALSSSWMDKSYTHRNRIWEDQGEIVAFCFTENPVTDIFFNLKPGYEELAEEMVQYADEYMPHIDSEFQLRLFKGQKAIIEAARKQGYQQVGENMDMIYEYDKPLDYKLPEGFRFVEQGKFDVAKSMECCWKGFDHEAEEGPWNGDAEAGYHLLQAPHATKQYAVAIENEAGEYVCWAGMWWVPENNLAYMEPLCTIPEYRKMGLAAAALSELYRRMKPLGATHMTGGSNPFYAKIGYKPMINWTCWKKEQ; encoded by the coding sequence ATGAAAAATATAACAACAAGACAATTCCGAATACTTGCAGATCATATGGAAATCTATCAGTTCATGACGAATATTTATGAAAAGGACTGGAGAAACGGGGTTCCAGCACCGTTTTTTGAGTATGCTTTATCCTCCTCCTGGATGGATAAGTCCTATACGCACAGAAACCGGATATGGGAGGATCAGGGGGAGATCGTTGCCTTTTGTTTTACTGAAAATCCGGTAACAGATATATTCTTTAACCTCAAACCTGGATATGAAGAGCTTGCAGAGGAGATGGTTCAATATGCAGATGAATATATGCCGCATATAGACTCTGAATTTCAGCTAAGGTTATTTAAAGGGCAGAAGGCTATTATAGAAGCAGCCAGAAAGCAAGGCTATCAACAGGTCGGTGAAAATATGGATATGATTTATGAATACGATAAACCACTGGATTACAAGCTTCCAGAAGGGTTTCGTTTTGTAGAACAGGGAAAATTCGATGTTGCCAAATCTATGGAATGCTGCTGGAAAGGCTTTGATCATGAAGCGGAGGAAGGTCCCTGGAATGGAGATGCAGAAGCGGGATATCATTTATTGCAGGCGCCTCATGCCACCAAGCAGTATGCCGTTGCAATTGAAAATGAAGCCGGAGAATATGTCTGTTGGGCGGGCATGTGGTGGGTTCCGGAAAATAATCTGGCATATATGGAACCTCTTTGCACCATACCTGAATACCGAAAGATGGGTTTGGCAGCAGCAGCTCTTTCTGAACTATATCGTAGAATGAAACCTTTGGGAGCTACTCATATGACCGGAGGCAGTAATCCTTTCTATGCGAAGATAGGCTATAAGCCGATGATTAACTGGACCTGCTGGAAGAAAGAACAGTAA